A region from the Corylus avellana chromosome ca7, CavTom2PMs-1.0 genome encodes:
- the LOC132188706 gene encoding uncharacterized protein LOC132188706, with product MAHAGNSLRSTLVTLFIFAIILSPMATSDAARLTQRASGPICPACVCCTPPPLGSCCKCCATPSPIAKAENGSP from the exons ATGGCTCATGCAGGTAACTCTTTGAGGTCTACTTTGGTGACGCTCTTCATATTTGCAATCATCTTATCTCCAATGGCAACGTCTGATGCAGCTCGATTGACTCAAAgag CTTCAGGACCCATTTGCCCTGCTTGTGTATGTTGCACACCTCCCCCACTGGGCTCTTGTTGCAAGTGTTGCGCTACTCCTTCGCCTATCGCCAAGGCTGAGAATGGGTCTCCATGA